Proteins from a single region of Butyrivibrio fibrisolvens:
- a CDS encoding extracellular solute-binding protein, giving the protein MIGGNSFFFGVKKDINIFSAFFAVPGEELSKDNDIRNIIADKTGTMVLETWLHGQSAQDAVAMYIASGEYPDFIDAGDSSWILYEAGALVPLDDYIDKYPNIKAYYSKEEWDLLRQDDGHIYWIPQFNNIKGEDTSCTHKDEAFWIQTRVLKWAGYPEVRTLDQYFDLLEAYYEANPTMEDGSENIPYTILCEDWRYFCLENAPQFLDGYPNDGSVIVDPDTLKVIDYNTTPTAKAYFKKLNEEFHKGIVDPQSFTQTYDEYIAKLSTGRVLGMVDQWWDFAYTVHDCLIQSGLADKGCEYVPLPITISEDIHNQWHNCGGSMNVASGLAITTSCKDVDGALSFVNDLLDQDIHNLRFWGVSGTDYEIDKDGVFYRTNDQRMNLVSTSYKLSHMCNYAYFPHWNGMSDDGINSNLPTDQPGEYYDSLSEQVKECLSAYGARNYVDMLGTNESPGPWYPMFSYSNSMTNATSGGLAWNLMGQVKHEYLPQVVMSDDFEAMWKKYMKAYKRCNPQDFLDEMQEELDRRVGK; this is encoded by the coding sequence ATGATAGGCGGTAACAGTTTTTTCTTTGGTGTAAAAAAGGATATTAATATATTTTCAGCCTTTTTTGCAGTGCCGGGTGAAGAACTTAGTAAGGACAATGACATAAGGAATATCATAGCAGATAAGACAGGTACTATGGTATTAGAGACCTGGCTTCATGGTCAGTCTGCTCAGGATGCTGTTGCAATGTATATAGCATCAGGAGAGTATCCTGATTTTATTGATGCTGGAGACTCTTCATGGATATTATATGAAGCAGGAGCACTTGTTCCTCTTGATGATTATATTGACAAGTATCCCAATATAAAGGCTTATTATTCCAAAGAGGAGTGGGATCTTTTAAGGCAGGATGATGGGCATATCTACTGGATCCCGCAGTTCAATAATATAAAGGGAGAAGATACCTCTTGTACACATAAAGATGAAGCCTTCTGGATCCAGACAAGAGTTCTTAAGTGGGCAGGATATCCGGAAGTCAGAACACTGGATCAGTATTTCGACCTTCTTGAAGCTTATTATGAGGCCAATCCTACCATGGAAGATGGATCTGAAAATATTCCATATACTATTTTGTGCGAAGACTGGAGATATTTCTGCCTAGAGAATGCTCCGCAGTTTCTGGACGGATATCCCAATGACGGATCTGTTATCGTAGATCCGGATACTCTTAAAGTTATAGATTATAATACTACTCCAACTGCTAAGGCATATTTTAAAAAGCTTAATGAGGAGTTTCATAAAGGTATAGTTGATCCTCAGTCATTTACACAGACTTATGATGAATATATTGCCAAGTTATCTACAGGAAGAGTCCTTGGAATGGTAGACCAGTGGTGGGACTTCGCTTATACAGTGCATGACTGCCTGATCCAATCAGGACTTGCAGATAAGGGCTGTGAATATGTGCCGCTTCCTATTACGATATCAGAAGATATACATAATCAGTGGCATAACTGTGGAGGCTCTATGAATGTTGCCAGTGGACTTGCCATTACTACAAGCTGCAAGGACGTAGATGGTGCACTTTCATTTGTTAATGACCTTTTGGATCAGGATATACATAATCTAAGATTCTGGGGAGTTTCTGGCACAGACTATGAAATAGATAAAGACGGTGTGTTCTACAGAACTAATGATCAGAGAATGAACCTTGTAAGTACATCATATAAGCTGTCTCATATGTGCAATTATGCATATTTTCCGCACTGGAACGGTATGAGTGATGATGGCATCAACTCTAACCTCCCTACAGATCAGCCCGGAGAATATTACGACAGTCTTAGTGAACAGGTAAAAGAGTGCCTGTCTGCTTACGGCGCTAGAAACTATGTAGACATGCTTGGAACCAACGAATCCCCGGGCCCTTGGTACCCCATGTTCTCATATTCCAACAGTATGACCAATGCAACCAGCGGAGGCCTTGCCTGGAATCTCATGGGTCAGGTCAAGCACGAGTACCTGCCGCAGGTTGTAATGTCTGACGACTTTGAAGCGATGTGGAAAAAATACATGAAAGCCTATAAACGCTGTAACCCTCAGGATTTCCTTGATGAAATGCAGGAAGAACTGGACAGAAGAGTTGGTAAGTAG
- a CDS encoding response regulator, with the protein MLKAIIVDDEPHIVQGLKALIDWKSEGYNIVASFSNGKEALEYLKNNKVDLIMADIKMPVMTGLDLLKEIRDSKVSDAAFVISSGFADFSYAQTAIKYDCKRYILKPVDADALLEILREVKEENHAEDKIPVSKEMEDAYFERNLIGVIKGKYDDVILERVLDKIRNDDEIRYIEIQAEDNNQIDEEDDDSEKLTMQRKIYEAAKVFLGENEYNAVLDPSGHDKIFDVGFIFTRDLAGKMGISEEEYFDKLHDYLSDYAGVNVILFIGKKVKGLKNTSKSYGTACRLRYLKGFREKQSIYNYDDNDIKDNNDRVFILKDSIDNFIRSVEDNNKDRILETIEKLFEDMMASGAGSFIDININYIVFQLINLAAKQDDDINQEEILRIISEKTFENGVLRGSKEHLKQFALEYADYLSQLRKNVSKGALSDVEREIKYNYMSNLTLKGLGDKYYINSAYLGQIFHRKYGCSFKDYLNNYRLEKAVELLLNSDMKVYEIASSVGYRDVDYFVNKFIALKGCTPAKFRKQDKGSV; encoded by the coding sequence ATGTTAAAGGCAATAATAGTAGATGATGAACCGCATATAGTACAGGGACTCAAGGCTCTTATTGATTGGAAAAGTGAAGGTTATAATATCGTAGCTTCTTTTTCCAATGGGAAGGAGGCTCTTGAGTATCTTAAGAATAACAAGGTTGATCTTATCATGGCAGATATCAAGATGCCGGTCATGACGGGGCTTGATCTTCTCAAAGAGATACGAGACAGTAAGGTAAGTGATGCAGCTTTTGTCATAAGCAGCGGCTTTGCAGACTTTTCTTATGCTCAGACAGCTATCAAATATGACTGTAAGAGATATATTCTAAAGCCTGTAGATGCAGATGCTCTTCTGGAGATCCTTAGGGAGGTCAAAGAAGAGAATCATGCAGAAGATAAAATCCCTGTAAGTAAAGAGATGGAAGATGCCTATTTTGAGAGGAATCTTATAGGAGTCATCAAGGGCAAATACGATGATGTGATCCTGGAAAGAGTTCTTGATAAGATAAGGAATGATGATGAGATCAGGTATATAGAGATTCAGGCTGAAGATAACAATCAAATCGATGAAGAAGATGATGATTCTGAGAAACTGACGATGCAGAGGAAGATATACGAGGCTGCAAAGGTCTTTCTTGGAGAGAATGAGTACAATGCAGTCCTTGATCCCTCGGGTCATGACAAGATATTTGATGTAGGATTTATATTTACAAGAGATCTTGCGGGCAAGATGGGTATAAGTGAAGAAGAGTATTTTGATAAGCTCCATGACTATCTGAGCGATTATGCAGGAGTTAATGTGATCTTATTTATAGGCAAAAAGGTAAAGGGACTTAAAAATACCTCCAAATCATACGGAACAGCCTGCAGACTCAGATATCTCAAGGGTTTTAGAGAAAAACAGAGTATTTACAATTACGATGATAATGATATAAAAGATAATAATGACAGAGTTTTTATCTTAAAGGATTCAATTGATAATTTCATCCGCTCTGTAGAAGACAATAATAAAGACAGGATACTTGAGACTATTGAAAAACTCTTTGAAGACATGATGGCGTCAGGAGCAGGATCCTTTATTGATATCAATATCAATTATATAGTTTTTCAGCTTATCAATCTTGCTGCCAAGCAGGATGATGATATCAATCAGGAAGAGATCCTCAGGATCATCAGTGAGAAGACCTTTGAAAATGGCGTTCTAAGGGGCAGCAAAGAGCACCTTAAGCAGTTTGCCTTAGAATATGCTGATTATCTCTCTCAGCTTCGTAAGAACGTCAGTAAGGGCGCTCTTTCGGATGTGGAAAGGGAGATCAAATATAATTATATGAGCAACCTGACCCTGAAAGGACTCGGAGATAAGTATTATATTAACAGTGCATACCTGGGCCAGATCTTCCATAGAAAATATGGATGTTCTTTCAAGGACTATCTGAACAATTACAGACTTGAGAAGGCAGTAGAGCTTCTTTTGAATTCTGATATGAAGGTCTATGAGATCGCAAGCAGTGTCGGATATAGAGATGTAGATTATTTTGTCAACAAATTCATAGCACTTAAGGGTTGTACTCCTGCCAAATTCAGGAAACAGGATAAAGGCAGTGTATAG
- a CDS encoding histidine kinase has product MNNGIIKKLYSMGIKQKIILFYLVCIIIPLFVADEIIAGIIFNAEKKERQGLDEGVASSIAFILESDFGTVDEIAKSVYISSGIYDFLNTRYASEYDYYLAYNNFRKNSTLWDLASLEHCKFNFYADNKTLVGGGGIQNIKVIENTDWYKDFKNSGQSKLLWIGYYKDETSNIEDRKHIYLIQALDYYPRPSKEKILVFELNYDYLVNELMKISGVNEGVGFEVVEGDRIVLSSDLSDTSHEEFRIRTDDKNIDHSIETTIYGCRMKINILKRDNYIKRAVNKYFFIVLVLVAFSFILPLLGMIFIKNIFTNRLIRLSNTVKGYNDEHLELATDTEGSDEISLLARNYNTMARRINYLIDTVYKHQLRESESIMARQKAELLALQSQINPHFLFNALESIRMHSIIKHEQETARMIENLAVIQRQYVEWDSDIVKIKDEMNFVKAYLDIQSYRFGDRLSYSIDIEDEAYGYDIPKLSIVTFVENACIHGVEPKASKCWIFVRSYVKNDSLYIEIEDTGIGMDEEELGQLVDKMNNASIELLKKGTRVGIINACLRLKMYSKDKIKFEVSSEEAVGTIVTIKMKLI; this is encoded by the coding sequence ATGAACAACGGCATTATCAAAAAGCTCTATTCAATGGGCATAAAACAAAAGATCATATTGTTTTATCTTGTGTGCATTATAATACCTTTATTTGTCGCAGATGAAATAATCGCAGGTATTATATTTAATGCTGAAAAAAAGGAGAGGCAGGGCCTTGATGAAGGCGTTGCCTCTTCGATTGCGTTTATACTTGAATCGGATTTTGGCACGGTCGATGAGATCGCCAAATCTGTCTATATAAGCAGTGGTATATATGATTTCCTTAATACCAGATATGCTTCAGAATATGACTATTACCTTGCTTATAACAATTTCAGAAAGAATTCTACCCTTTGGGATCTTGCAAGTCTTGAACATTGCAAATTCAACTTCTATGCAGATAACAAAACACTTGTTGGCGGCGGCGGTATTCAGAATATCAAAGTGATAGAGAATACCGACTGGTACAAAGACTTTAAAAATTCCGGTCAGAGTAAGCTCTTGTGGATCGGATATTATAAGGATGAGACCAGCAACATAGAAGATAGAAAGCATATATATCTGATACAGGCTCTTGATTATTATCCAAGGCCTTCCAAAGAAAAAATCCTTGTATTTGAGCTGAATTATGATTATCTTGTCAATGAACTTATGAAGATTTCAGGCGTTAATGAAGGTGTTGGCTTTGAAGTCGTAGAAGGCGACAGGATAGTTCTATCCAGTGATCTTTCAGATACTTCCCATGAAGAGTTCAGGATAAGAACTGATGATAAGAATATTGATCACAGCATCGAGACCACTATATATGGCTGCAGGATGAAGATCAATATCCTAAAAAGAGATAATTATATAAAAAGGGCTGTTAATAAGTACTTTTTTATAGTACTTGTACTTGTTGCCTTTAGTTTTATACTTCCTTTGCTTGGCATGATCTTTATAAAGAATATATTTACCAATAGGCTCATAAGGCTTAGTAACACCGTTAAAGGCTACAATGATGAACATCTTGAGCTTGCAACAGATACAGAAGGAAGCGATGAGATATCACTTCTTGCAAGGAACTATAATACTATGGCAAGAAGGATCAATTATCTTATAGACACAGTCTATAAACATCAGCTTAGAGAGAGTGAATCCATCATGGCAAGGCAGAAAGCTGAGCTTCTTGCGCTTCAAAGTCAGATCAATCCTCATTTTCTATTTAACGCTCTTGAAAGTATCAGGATGCACAGCATCATCAAGCATGAGCAGGAGACTGCCCGCATGATAGAGAACCTTGCTGTTATTCAGAGACAGTATGTGGAATGGGACTCTGATATAGTCAAGATCAAAGATGAGATGAACTTTGTAAAAGCTTATCTGGATATTCAAAGCTATAGATTTGGTGACAGGCTATCCTATTCAATTGATATAGAAGATGAAGCATATGGTTATGATATTCCTAAGCTATCGATAGTTACATTTGTAGAAAATGCCTGTATTCATGGAGTTGAACCCAAGGCATCCAAATGCTGGATATTCGTACGTTCATATGTCAAAAATGACAGTTTATACATAGAGATAGAAGATACCGGAATAGGAATGGATGAAGAAGAGCTTGGCCAGCTTGTAGATAAGATGAACAATGCAAGTATAGAGCTTTTGAAAAAGGGTACCAGAGTAGGCATCATCAATGCCTGCCTCAGGCTCAAGATGTATTCTAAAGATAAGATAAAGTTTGAAGTATCTTCAGAAGAAGCTGTCGGAACTATAGTTACTATCAAAATGAAGCTGATATAG
- a CDS encoding family 43 glycosylhydrolase, translating to MKTDYPDPDVIRVGNAYYMVSTTMYFFPGCAILRSYDLVNWEIVNYVFDKLEDSSAENLEREESIYGHGMWAPTLRFHNGIYYIAFSSVDIKKTYFFTTDDIEKGKWEKHYMDGFFHDLSLLFDDDGRVYVTYGNGDIWITELEPDLSAIKEGGLSKIIIRDTDDVYLRYEGSHIYKIDGYYYIFLIHWPKSAGMRTQVVYRASDLNGEFERRDLVIDDIGNPGRGVAQGGIVDTPDGKWVAYLFQDCGAVGRVPVIVPLTFKDGFPYVSDDLKIPSEKNIKKFLEKQNLAKDHKYDKLYTSDDFKYDVTMTSHPGLKMQWQWNHLPCDSGWKIKHEGGLEIKNTKIATNLVHARNMLTQRMMMPKCSATVTIDVSGIKDGDVAGICAMQGCYGLVGVRNQSFQKELVVMVRKKEEVDRFDKRIDYMPGNVVFSRIINTDVVKLKICADFTGGKDTAYFYYDAGDGMIDTGVSHKLYFGLDHFTGCRFGLFNFATKQPGGKAVFNDFEYEAED from the coding sequence ATGAAAACTGATTATCCGGATCCGGATGTTATAAGAGTTGGTAATGCTTATTATATGGTGAGCACAACTATGTATTTTTTCCCGGGATGCGCTATTTTAAGATCTTATGATCTTGTGAACTGGGAGATAGTTAATTATGTTTTTGACAAACTGGAGGATAGCTCTGCTGAGAACCTCGAGAGAGAAGAAAGCATATACGGACATGGAATGTGGGCTCCGACCCTCAGATTCCATAACGGAATATATTATATAGCTTTTTCATCTGTTGATATCAAAAAGACATACTTTTTTACCACAGACGATATTGAAAAGGGCAAGTGGGAGAAACACTATATGGACGGTTTCTTCCATGACTTATCACTTCTTTTTGACGATGACGGAAGGGTATATGTAACTTATGGCAATGGAGATATCTGGATCACAGAGCTTGAGCCTGACCTTTCTGCTATCAAAGAAGGAGGCCTTTCCAAGATCATAATAAGGGATACAGATGATGTATACCTTAGATATGAAGGCTCTCATATCTACAAGATTGACGGTTATTACTATATCTTCCTGATACATTGGCCCAAGAGCGCCGGAATGAGAACACAGGTCGTATACAGAGCAAGCGATCTAAACGGCGAATTCGAAAGAAGAGACCTTGTGATCGATGATATCGGCAATCCCGGAAGAGGCGTAGCCCAAGGCGGAATCGTTGATACTCCTGACGGAAAATGGGTTGCATATCTGTTCCAGGACTGCGGAGCTGTAGGAAGAGTACCTGTGATAGTTCCTCTTACTTTCAAAGACGGCTTCCCATATGTAAGTGATGATCTTAAGATACCTTCTGAGAAGAACATCAAAAAGTTCCTTGAAAAGCAGAATTTGGCTAAAGACCATAAATATGATAAACTATATACTTCGGACGATTTTAAATACGATGTAACCATGACCTCTCATCCTGGTCTTAAAATGCAGTGGCAGTGGAATCATCTTCCTTGTGATTCAGGCTGGAAGATCAAGCATGAAGGCGGTCTTGAGATCAAGAATACCAAGATTGCCACAAATCTTGTTCATGCAAGGAATATGCTTACACAGCGCATGATGATGCCAAAATGCTCTGCTACAGTAACTATCGATGTAAGTGGTATTAAAGACGGAGATGTAGCAGGAATCTGCGCTATGCAGGGATGCTATGGTCTTGTGGGTGTCAGAAATCAGTCCTTCCAGAAAGAGCTTGTTGTTATGGTCAGGAAGAAAGAGGAAGTTGACAGATTTGACAAAAGAATTGATTATATGCCCGGTAATGTCGTATTTTCGCGTATAATAAATACAGACGTCGTTAAGCTGAAGATCTGTGCTGATTTTACCGGTGGTAAGGATACTGCATATTTTTATTATGATGCTGGCGACGGAATGATTGATACAGGGGTAAGTCATAAGCTTTATTTCGGCCTTGATCATTTTACCGGATGCAGATTTGGACTCTTTAATTTTGCTACCAAGCAGCCAGGTGGTAAGGCAGTATTTAACGATTTTGAATATGAAGCTGAAGATTAA
- a CDS encoding endo-1,4-beta-xylanase: MKKRIVGLLLAINMVCIAGCSAANDSGAASSAQGESSQEASTQATTDASTEASDSSAAASTQTSGSTNIYEQEWYQEAIEAGLLSTGTNGRLENVVRKLRDGEKVTIAMIGGSITEGGGVKDVTKSYCDQFITMLEEKYPDAEIEYVNAGVGGTPSALGIMRYDKDVTANCSETPDLVVVEFAVNDYQEPTEGRAYESLVRQILEQDDKTAVMLMFAVFKTKWNLEDLYIPVGNLYGLPMVSVKDGTAAAFESGDLSDALYFSDEYHPTALGHKIMADTMMNLIDEIDKKVKTGTATSKIAPVPETYYYSPDFLNMKLVTSKDSNGAKVSTGSFTLTDTEVHQSVRCDEVTFPDNWSHDVSGNDPFVMEVNCKNILLDYKAANNSEYGEAEVYVDGELMATIDANRADGWNNNNVEIVFEDTEVASHKLEIKMAEGSEDKKFTILALAYSDEEMTYTQDRSAKAAASELAGTTMLDVYADAFKLGVALPNNVFNNMTAFDAAVKDNFNSITCENEMKPESLLDKDASAKGLPDSYYEPAVHFDNCQPSIEYCEENGIQMRLHTLVWHSQTPRWFFTEDYTDDGELVDRETMLKRMESYIKSVLTYFEEEHPGLIYAVDVVNEAFDVGDGDENGIRQKNNLWYEVVGPDYYVRAFEYANKYASDEMTLFYNDYSCMWKGDLILENLSEIKEKGWIDGIGMQSHLSTSDDIDKFLETAKSFLEAGYEVQGTELDIGVKSDTAAEYQKQADLYKAYFTGMLELKNQGYNITSITVWGIDDAHTWRTGENPLLFDKDMQKKDAYYAIIEDYES; this comes from the coding sequence ATGAAAAAAAGAATAGTTGGGTTATTACTTGCTATAAATATGGTATGTATAGCCGGATGCAGCGCTGCAAATGACAGCGGCGCAGCATCTTCGGCTCAGGGAGAAAGCTCACAGGAAGCATCAACACAAGCTACTACGGATGCTTCAACTGAAGCTTCAGACTCCAGTGCAGCAGCTTCCACGCAGACATCTGGAAGTACTAACATCTATGAACAGGAATGGTACCAGGAAGCAATAGAAGCAGGTCTTCTTTCGACCGGTACAAATGGAAGGCTGGAGAATGTTGTAAGAAAGCTTCGTGATGGCGAAAAGGTTACCATTGCAATGATCGGCGGTTCTATCACAGAGGGCGGCGGAGTTAAAGATGTTACCAAGTCTTACTGTGATCAGTTCATTACAATGCTTGAGGAAAAGTATCCTGATGCAGAGATAGAATATGTAAATGCCGGCGTTGGCGGAACACCTTCAGCTCTTGGCATCATGCGCTATGACAAAGATGTTACAGCTAATTGCAGCGAAACACCTGATCTTGTAGTTGTAGAGTTTGCTGTTAATGATTATCAGGAGCCTACAGAAGGAAGAGCATATGAAAGTCTTGTAAGACAGATCCTGGAGCAGGATGATAAGACAGCAGTGATGCTTATGTTCGCTGTCTTTAAGACCAAGTGGAATCTCGAAGATCTCTACATTCCTGTAGGTAATCTGTACGGACTTCCTATGGTAAGCGTTAAAGACGGTACTGCAGCAGCATTTGAGTCAGGAGATCTTTCTGATGCTCTGTATTTCAGCGATGAATATCATCCAACAGCTCTTGGTCACAAGATCATGGCTGATACCATGATGAATCTCATCGATGAGATCGACAAGAAAGTAAAGACAGGTACTGCTACTTCCAAGATTGCTCCTGTTCCTGAAACATACTACTATTCACCTGATTTCCTCAATATGAAGCTTGTTACAAGCAAGGATTCAAATGGGGCAAAGGTTAGTACAGGAAGCTTTACTCTGACTGATACAGAGGTGCATCAGTCAGTAAGATGTGATGAAGTTACATTCCCTGACAACTGGTCACATGATGTTAGCGGCAATGATCCGTTTGTTATGGAAGTTAACTGTAAGAATATCCTTCTTGACTATAAAGCAGCTAATAATTCAGAATACGGGGAAGCAGAAGTATATGTAGATGGTGAGCTTATGGCTACCATCGATGCTAATAGAGCTGATGGCTGGAACAATAACAATGTAGAGATCGTTTTTGAAGATACTGAAGTTGCTTCACATAAGCTTGAGATCAAGATGGCAGAGGGCAGTGAAGATAAGAAGTTCACGATCCTTGCACTTGCATACTCAGACGAAGAGATGACATATACCCAGGACAGAAGTGCAAAGGCTGCGGCTTCAGAGCTTGCCGGAACGACAATGCTTGATGTATATGCTGATGCATTTAAACTCGGTGTTGCTCTTCCAAACAACGTATTTAACAATATGACAGCTTTTGATGCTGCAGTTAAGGATAACTTCAACAGTATCACTTGTGAAAACGAGATGAAACCTGAATCACTCCTTGATAAGGATGCATCTGCAAAAGGTCTTCCGGATTCATATTATGAGCCGGCTGTACATTTTGATAACTGCCAGCCAAGTATTGAGTACTGCGAAGAGAATGGCATTCAGATGAGACTTCATACACTTGTATGGCACAGTCAGACTCCAAGATGGTTCTTTACTGAGGACTACACAGACGATGGCGAACTTGTTGACAGAGAGACAATGCTCAAGAGAATGGAGAGCTATATTAAGTCAGTTCTCACATACTTTGAAGAAGAGCATCCCGGACTTATCTATGCAGTAGATGTTGTCAACGAAGCATTCGATGTTGGCGATGGCGATGAGAACGGAATCAGACAGAAGAACAACCTCTGGTATGAAGTTGTTGGACCTGATTATTATGTCAGAGCTTTTGAATATGCTAACAAATATGCATCTGATGAGATGACTCTTTTCTACAATGACTATTCATGTATGTGGAAGGGTGACCTGATACTTGAGAATCTGTCTGAAATTAAGGAAAAAGGCTGGATCGATGGAATCGGAATGCAGTCACATCTTTCAACAAGTGATGATATTGATAAGTTCCTTGAAACAGCAAAATCATTCCTTGAAGCAGGATATGAAGTACAGGGAACAGAGCTTGATATAGGTGTTAAGTCAGACACAGCTGCTGAATATCAGAAACAGGCTGATCTTTATAAGGCATATTTTACAGGCATGCTTGAACTTAAGAACCAGGGATACAATATCACAAGTATCACAGTATGGGGCATAGATGATGCTCATACCTGGAGAACTGGAGAGAATCCGCTTCTGTTTGATAAGGACATGCAGAAAAAAGATGCCTACTATGCAATAATAGAAGATTACGAATCTTGA
- a CDS encoding GDSL-type esterase/lipase family protein, which yields MRGPVAPRDPEKKRQFFYLMKDKNVFAFPLPDGKGITPIYLDGGRLIEASKFVGNLSDENLIDMLKTAEGFKKLVHSIGVIVDGCDKDTECKFVFQFYGKNDLLGGGTLLEMPVECNGSEHLLDLSAIDLTDEDKEVGQLRFEYGANEFTANVTVKLYLNDGFDAPPQEEDTPADLTSKEFAVHVKDSVVQVGNSYRFNKAVEKAKRGEDTTIAFIGGSITQGAGAVPINTECYAYKTYEAFKKLTGKDENIHYVKAGVGGTPSELGMIRYDRDVRRDGQVEPDIVIVEFAVNDEGDETKGVCFESLIRKIWNGVSKPAVIVLFSVFANDYNLEERLSPVGRAYNLPMVSLKKCVTDQFYKTKDTGRLITKAQYFYDVFHPTNTGHSVMAMCLEQVMKDLVVSKSDEDTDFDKVVSPIGTDFDTVVLLDKKDMPVEAVIDAGDFDSTDTELQAVEMNMDIKGTPEFPNNWRFDAKKHGSFTKPFTMEIEAKRLLIINKDSGSPLEGVAEVYVDGEFVRSINPLDIGWVHCNPLIILNDKECKKRKVEVRMAKGSEEKSFTILGFGVVR from the coding sequence ATGCGTGGACCGGTTGCTCCAAGAGATCCGGAGAAAAAGAGACAGTTTTTTTATCTGATGAAAGACAAGAACGTATTTGCGTTCCCTCTTCCTGATGGAAAGGGTATTACTCCTATCTATCTTGATGGTGGAAGACTTATTGAAGCAAGTAAGTTCGTTGGAAATCTTTCTGATGAAAATCTTATAGATATGCTTAAGACTGCGGAAGGCTTTAAAAAGCTCGTTCACAGCATAGGCGTTATAGTTGATGGATGTGATAAAGATACAGAATGTAAGTTCGTATTCCAGTTCTATGGTAAAAATGATCTTCTTGGCGGTGGAACGCTTCTCGAGATGCCTGTAGAATGTAACGGCTCAGAGCACCTTCTTGATCTGTCTGCCATTGATCTTACTGATGAAGATAAGGAAGTTGGACAGCTTCGCTTTGAATATGGCGCAAACGAATTTACAGCTAATGTAACAGTTAAGCTTTATCTTAATGATGGCTTTGATGCTCCACCTCAGGAAGAGGATACACCTGCTGATCTTACAAGCAAAGAATTCGCAGTCCATGTTAAGGACAGCGTAGTCCAGGTTGGTAACTCTTATAGATTTAATAAGGCAGTTGAAAAGGCAAAGCGCGGCGAAGATACAACGATCGCTTTTATCGGAGGTTCTATCACACAGGGCGCAGGCGCTGTTCCGATCAACACAGAGTGCTATGCTTACAAGACCTATGAAGCTTTCAAGAAGCTCACAGGAAAGGATGAAAATATCCACTATGTAAAAGCCGGAGTTGGCGGTACTCCTTCAGAGCTTGGAATGATCCGTTATGACAGAGATGTAAGGCGTGATGGTCAGGTAGAACCTGATATTGTCATCGTTGAGTTTGCTGTTAACGATGAAGGTGATGAGACTAAGGGCGTATGCTTTGAAAGCCTTATAAGAAAGATCTGGAATGGCGTAAGCAAACCAGCAGTTATAGTTCTTTTCTCCGTATTTGCTAATGATTATAACCTTGAGGAGAGACTTTCACCTGTAGGAAGAGCTTATAATCTTCCTATGGTCAGCCTTAAAAAGTGCGTAACAGACCAGTTCTATAAGACCAAGGATACAGGAAGACTCATTACCAAGGCTCAGTACTTCTACGATGTATTCCATCCGACCAACACAGGTCACAGCGTCATGGCTATGTGCCTTGAACAGGTGATGAAGGATCTGGTAGTAAGTAAGAGCGATGAAGACACTGACTTTGACAAGGTTGTATCACCTATTGGTACAGACTTTGACACAGTAGTCCTTCTTGATAAAAAAGACATGCCAGTTGAAGCTGTTATCGATGCGGGCGATTTCGACAGCACAGATACAGAACTTCAGGCAGTTGAAATGAACATGGATATTAAGGGAACTCCTGAATTTCCAAATAACTGGAGATTTGATGCTAAAAAGCATGGTTCATTTACAAAGCCTTTTACCATGGAGATTGAAGCAAAGCGTCTTCTTATCATCAACAAGGATTCAGGAAGCCCTCTTGAAGGCGTTGCTGAAGTTTATGTTGACGGAGAATTTGTAAGAAGTATCAATCCTTTGGATATCGGTTGGGTACATTGTAATCCGCTTATCATCCTTAATGATAAGGAGTGTAAGAAGAGAAAAGTCGAAGTCAGGATGGCTAAGGGAAGCGAAGAAAAGAGCTTCACGATTCTTGGATTTGGTGTCGTAAGATAA